TAAAAACATCCACAATTATCACCTTCCGATTACAAAGCAAAATCAGAAACGCAAGTACATTAGTCACGACTTTGTGAGTCCAGATTCAAATCTAACACAAGAAATAGGATGCAAAACtcaaaactccattaaaattgGTTATGGCGAGATCCATGACTGCTCGATTCACTCCGATAGAGTCAGTCAAATCTCGGCTTCTTTTGGCTCATCTCCGATATCCCTCAACCACAAAATTAATATCCTACCACATTAAATCTGTGTTCCTAAGTTGTGCCTAATAAATTAAGATTCAAACCCAAATCTATAAAATTCTCTTATATAGATTCCTTTTAACTTTTTTTGTCAATTTCTTCTAAAGCCTTTTTATATTATTGTTATTCTTAAAATTTTGGACAGAGAAGATAGGGAAAAAGGGTAGGGAAGAAGATGAAAATGGGAAAAGGGGGAAAGGTCAGCAACGAACACATAGGGGAGGGGTTCTGGAGAAGAAGAACAAGGAGGGGGTGGGTTAAAAGTGAAgggaaacaaaatattttttaaaaaagcaAAAATTAACATTTTGACACGTGTCCTTTAAGTAAGAACTGGGACAAAAATTCTTCACGTTTAACATGCTTACAATTTTTGTTAAACACGCGCGTTGCCACATAGCAAGAGTAATGTGTATTAGACACACTCTAAAAAGTTTGAGTGTGTAAAGTTATTTTCGTCCGCAAAAAGTGTATAACAGGAATTTGGTCCATAGGTAAGGTgataacttatgtattttgccgattttcgtttttggtatttttttttggtttcttttCACTGTTCTGTTTTAGAAAGTTGCACCAAGCAAATTCTTGCTTTTCGTGTAAGGGATTAAATACGTGAATTTAGCCTATCAATATCAAGGATCTTTACTGTTGTTCTATGCATACTTACTCAAGAggtagcccggtgcactaagtttCCGCTAAAGGGTAgcctggtgcactaagctcccgctatgcgcggggtacGGGGAAGGGACGGACCACAACGAGGGAGCTCAAGAGGCCTAATTGTCAATAATATCAAGCAATCTGGTTCCAAACATGGTGATGTAGAAGATGAGCTTCGTGGGATAGAAACAGTTATAAAGATAACCTTTATGCTCTCACCGCAAATTAACTTCTAGTGGAATTGACTGACGCACATTTGTGATATTCAAAATTGGATATAGTTTCTGTCACAACAATATTTTATTCATGATTACTCTTGTTGTTACAATGATAGGTTGATAACATGATTGTGCTCATGGATTTGTAACATTGCATACAAACTTTCTAGACTACTTATAGGTCTGAAAATGTTCCCATTGATTTGTGTTAGTTGCTACTTACGACAAATGGACTCCGGACTTTGTACTTACCATTTGTCCAAGTAATTGATCCAAACAGATCTTCCTTTGAGGTAGATGAGGCTTTGAAAGATACATCATAGCTTACTTTCTTCCTTTTATTTGTAAATTCCAATTTAGTTGGAATCACTTGGACTTCCAATCCTTTTGGTGCCTCAATAATTGCAGTATATACTGATGCTTCTTCACCAGTATTTGTAACAGTTCTAGTAACTTTCTTGGGCTCGTTTTCTTTGAGACTAGAAGTAGCTATTGAAGGataattcatgttagaaaccaatTCAGAGCTTGAGTTTTTTGGGCATGAAAAGTCCTTAGGAACTGTACTTGAGATCAGCTTTATCTGTGATATGTTAAAGCCAACAGAACAGAGGAACTGCAAGTAGTCGGCGACATCTGTCTCGTAGACTAGACCTGGTTTTAATGGACCTGAAGTGCTTGCTTCTCCTGCTCCTATGTCATATGGTGTTGCTTTGGATCCTGAGACTGTAGTGATTGGAGCCTTCAAATTGTTTGTCTGAATAGCTGTTGAAGCGAAACTTGGAATAAGCAACGGTATCATTAAAAAAAACAGTGGACTATAGTTTACTATTATTAGGTTCTTTACCTGTGGTCATAATAGCTGATTTGACAGCTGAAGGACTCCAGGTTGGGTTCACTGCTTTGACCGTTGCAGCAATGCCAGAAACGTGAGGGCAGGACATGGAAGTGCCTGAGAGTAGGTTGAAAATTGGTGGTTTTTGGCCGGGGAGAGCCTCACTCGTGTCATTTCCAGGCCAAGCAGCAAGAATGGCAACCCCTGGTGCTGTAATATCTGGCTACAAGAACAAATGAAAATCCATTTAGCCCATGTTTTACTGCGCCTAGCGAAACTTCCGTTAAGAATACAATCAAAGATGAAATGTTGGCCTTACTTTGAGGAGGTTAGGTGTATTGTATGCAGGACCTCTTGATGAGAAGTAAGCAACAACTGGAGCTGGTTTGTACTTTGTTATGGAAATAGTTGGCAAAATTGATGCAACTGGATTCCTTCAGAATGTTGAAGAATTGTTAACTGTTTGTGCACTTAGGAACTATATCAAACCAATCAATTAtatcaaatcccaaatttcttgGAGTCTACTATAAGAATCTTTTATAGGGTCCATTTCATTCCAATACCAGATAATTAAGTCTTTTAAAGTAAAAGTACTCTAAAAAACTAGGAGTATTACGACGAATTTGATTGGCAATGGAACCGAGAAGAGGATTCATTAGCTCGTTGTCAGATAGAGTCAAAATCTACCCTGAGGTCCCAAAAAAATTAGACCAAGGGAATTCTGTCTGTCCGATAAATCTCACAATTGTCCTTAAATTAACAGTAACTGTTATACTGTCATACAAGTCTTAATCCAGATTAAAAAGAGTCTTGGCAAATATATGCAGCAAATAGAAAATAACAATTAAGCCTTGAAATATAGCCTTCTATTGGAAAATAACAGTGATTACCTTGTCGAGTTAATGTAGGCGAGGATCTCAGTACCATCCTTTTTAGAGACTACACCCGCTGGGAAGGCTTTGAATTTAGGTGCCACAGTTCTTTCATCATCATCTATTAGTATAAATCCAACTCCACCTCGACTCTTCACTTCGTCTAGCTTGTCACTGGGAAAATATTCGCCATCATCAAGATTTTCACAAAGAACAATCTTCCCCTTGACTTTGTTTTCATCTAATGAACCAGGAACACAACTCCTGAAACACCACCATTTTAAGTTATATGTATAAAccgtttcattttttttttttggggggggagggggttaatTTCATAGATTGTCACTCAACTTTTACATTATTGCACCAGTCACTAAACTATTTTTTGTAACTAAAAAGTTACTCAACGTTCTTGATCTTCCATTTACCTTGCATCTGCCTCAGAAACATTATCGTTTGATTTGGTTGAATTGCCATGAATCAAGGGGTAGACTGTTGATTTTGTCATGTTACCAAAGTTTATACCTCCACCCTGAAACTCAACGAGGATACCAAGTATATAAATAGATAAACATGACAGGCAAAGCTGAGGATTGATGTTTAGCAATGTACAGAAGAAAGTTTGTTAGTCTTTACCTTAATCAACTTGTTTCCACCCAAGAGAACATCTGTCTCGAAGTCACGATCAATGGTGGTGGCTGCAACAGTAAGAATCCAAGGAGCTGTATTGACAACAGTTTTTGGGCCAGGGCCACTATTTCCAGCAGAGCAAACAACAACAATGCCCTTTTCTACGGCATGAAATGCTCCTATGGCAATAGGATTGGTTGGAAAATCAGGTTCAAGTCCAGGTGATGAACCGAGTGATAGAGATAAAACATCAACCCCATCTGCAATTGCATCATCGAATGCTTTCATGATAGCTGATCCACGGCATCCAAAAGTAGTACAGACACGATACATGGCGATCCTGGAACCCGGAGATCCACCTGTTGCAGTCCCTGCAGCTAGGCCATAGTAGGATGCACCTGCAACAGGGCTCCCAGCTGCAGTGGATGCAACGTGAGTACCATGTCCGTTCTCGTCCCTGGCTGATCCAGTGATTTTTATTCCACTGTCATCAGACTCCTCATAAAATCTTGCACCAACTATCTTCCTGAGAGAAAGTTACAATCATCACAAAAGACTAAAAACTATAAGCTTCTAATTATCAGTGGTGGAGCCATCTTAGGTTAAGAGGTCTAAATTGACACCCCTTCGTCGGAGAAATTACACTGTATAACTAGGCCAAAGATAGTTGATTACTAAATCCCCTTAACTTATTCGTGTGTTTACTTCTTTACAATTTAACACTCTTAAAGAAATTCCTGGCTTCACTATTGCTAATCATATATCCTTATTATAAGTATACGGTTCTTCTTTTCTCAATCAACTATACGTAAAATCGTCCAACTTAGTTGGATCCGCCTATGAGTTCTTTGTATCTATTCCTAATAGGATAGTCATAATTAGACTAAACTTACGTTATCCCTCAACCTACCACAACCATCTTCTTTTACAATATTTTGGGCCAAACGAGGAGGGGAAAATTACTTGTTGCAATTGGAAGAGCCAAAATCTTGACCATCCATGCAAGTTCCATTCCACCGGGCTGGAATTGGACCCATATCCTTGTCATTGAAACTCTCTGATTCTGGCCATATACCTGAATATAATTTCAATGTTCTTATGATCCTTGTCTTAATTATAAACAAAGAAAAAGCTGCAAAAAAGATGCAGCATTATATTATGATTTAATTAGaaatttctgaaatatcctatacCCGTATCCAAGATTCCAATTATGGTATCAGCTCCAATTAATGATGAATCAGAACCAGAGCTTGGACTTGAATTGATTTTTTCATCAGTTTGATACTTCAAGAAATCCCATGAATGTGTAGTGTGGAGTTGCAGTACTGGATCAGGAAATACAGAGACAACTCCAGGTCTTTGAGCCATCGATTTAGCTTCAGCTTCTGATAAACGTGCCGCAAATCCTGAGAAACCATTCTTGTAGCTGTGTACCACTGCATTCTTGTTCCTAACATACACCAGATATTAATGTTATGTTATTTCAGTGACGTGAAGAAAAACGAAAATTTCAAAAAACCAGTTGACACCGattaaattctatttataacCTATTCACACATTCACGTTAAAAACTACTACCCTTCTTTTTCATTTTATATGTAGGTACTTGACTAAAAGAAACAAGGACTCCGGGAAGTTAAAAAAAATAGAGTTTATAAGTTATATATAGAATTTTTTACACCAGGTCAACTTTACCTATTGTAGCAAGTAGTCTCTTATTTTAAAGATTATGAATCCCGCGGCCTATGCATATCCTTTGGATGACGTGTTAGTGTTTAAAAAATCCTTACACAGACAATGTATATGTGTAATTTAAAGTCATAAAAATATCTAATATAGCAAAAGTATCCTTTTGTATCTACTGGTTTTTAATATGCATGTCAATTCCTAAAAGGAAAAATAGATAATGTTAAAAACTCTTACCTTCTGATCAAGGAGCTGATAAGCTGCGCTTGATCATGTCTGGTACCACCGTTAGATGAAGCCGCAGCACCCATATAAACAATATAAATGCCATTGTTTTGTGATTGAGAAGCTGAGTCGGCTTCTATTATGAAAGAGACAATGAAAAGAGAGAAGCATATGAACAAAAAAAGGCCTTTCATTTTGCTGCT
The DNA window shown above is from Nicotiana tomentosiformis chromosome 8, ASM39032v3, whole genome shotgun sequence and carries:
- the LOC104107652 gene encoding CO(2)-response secreted protease gives rise to the protein MKGLFLFICFSLFIVSFIIEADSASQSQNNGIYIVYMGAAASSNGGTRHDQAQLISSLIRRNKNAVVHSYKNGFSGFAARLSEAEAKSMAQRPGVVSVFPDPVLQLHTTHSWDFLKYQTDEKINSSPSSGSDSSLIGADTIIGILDTGIWPESESFNDKDMGPIPARWNGTCMDGQDFGSSNCNKKIVGARFYEESDDSGIKITGSARDENGHGTHVASTAAGSPVAGASYYGLAAGTATGGSPGSRIAMYRVCTTFGCRGSAIMKAFDDAIADGVDVLSLSLGSSPGLEPDFPTNPIAIGAFHAVEKGIVVVCSAGNSGPGPKTVVNTAPWILTVAATTIDRDFETDVLLGGNKLIKGGGINFGNMTKSTVYPLIHGNSTKSNDNVSEADARSCVPGSLDENKVKGKIVLCENLDDGEYFPSDKLDEVKSRGGVGFILIDDDERTVAPKFKAFPAGVVSKKDGTEILAYINSTRNPVASILPTISITKYKPAPVVAYFSSRGPAYNTPNLLKPDITAPGVAILAAWPGNDTSEALPGQKPPIFNLLSGTSMSCPHVSGIAATVKAVNPTWSPSAVKSAIMTTAIQTNNLKAPITTVSGSKATPYDIGAGEASTSGPLKPGLVYETDVADYLQFLCSVGFNISQIKLISSTVPKDFSCPKNSSSELVSNMNYPSIATSSLKENEPKKVTRTVTNTGEEASVYTAIIEAPKGLEVQVIPTKLEFTNKRKKVSYDVSFKASSTSKEDLFGSITWTNGKYKVRSPFVVSSN